CAAAAGTCATCGTTGGGCAGAATAACAAATGATGCGGATGAAGCACGAAATATCTTTCGAGTATCTCCCAAAAATATAATATACTATCATGGGATAAAGAAAAAACCTTAGATGTGAATATCACATTCAGCAAAAGATACCCAATAGCAAAAAGCCATGGGAACCAATCTTTATTCTTCATTTCCAAATCAAAATCCGCTTATATTCATCGAATAGTAATCGGAGAAACTAAATAATATTGTAAAGCTTTGGAATCTATTTATGGTTAGTTTCCAAAATCGTAACAAGCAATGAAAGCAATTCTTTGCTATCAATAGGTTTGGATATATAATAATCGCATCCCGAACTCAGAATCTCGGATTTTTCGTTGCTGAAAGCAAATGCAGTTTGCCCAATTATCGGCAAATTCGGTCGGAATTGTTTAATCAAACCCGCCGCTTCCATTCCGTCCATAATCGGCATTCTGATATCCATCAGTACCACGCTGATGTCTTCCCGCTTTTGAGCAAAATCAACAGCAAACTCCCCATTTGAGGCGTGCAGGATTTCAAATTTATGCTCTTTGAGTATTGTTTTGAGCAACATAAAGCTGGTGATATCATCTTCGGCAATCAATATTACGTGACTTGATTTAATTGCATCTTTACCGACCTCATATATTGGTGTTTCAACTTGCCTATCGGGAATAAATGGAACTGTAAAATAAAAAGTAGTTCCTACACCCAATTCAGATTCGAGCCAAATTCTGCCACCCATCAATTCAACGAGACCTCTGCAGATGGACAATCCTAAGCCCGAGCCTTCGTATGTACGGGTGGTGGTCAAATCTGCTTGTATGAATCTCTCGAAAACGCGCTCCTTGTATTCATCACTTATGCCAATACCTGTATCTTTGATGGTGAAAAGTAATTCAGTATCAAGAACTTCGTAGCCAAATTCCACTGAACCATTGTCAGTAAATTTAATCGAATTATTAATCAAATTTGTCAAAACTTGTTGAATTTTGACCGAGTCCGAAATAAATATACTATCGTCATCTTCCAATCCCACATGATATTTTAGTAACAAGGATTTCTCTTTAGCATGTGGAGTAAAGAAATCGAGGGAATCATAGATGATTGTATTAATCGAAAACGCATGATTTCGTATGTTCATCTGTCCGGTTTCGATTTTTGAAATGTCGAGCACATTATTGACAATTTCAATCAATCTTCTGCCACTTGCTTGAATGATTGCAGTGAACTCGTTGCGTTCCTCAGTAGAAAGTTCGTTGTCTTTAAGCAATTCCGAGAACCCGATTATTCCATTTAGTGGCGTACGGATTTCGTGTGACATATTCTGTAAGAATGCAGTCTTCAATCTATCGCTTTCTTCGGCTTTATCACGAGCATGGATAATTTGCTCTTGCAGCATTTTAACATCGTTTATATCTTGATGAATCCCAATCATACGCAGCGGTTTGTCATCTTGGTCCCATTCAATAATTGCCCCCACCGAATGTATCCACATCCAATCACCACTCTTTGTGCGTTGACGAGAATGGACATTATACTCGCCAATCTCACCGGCAATGTATTTGTTGTAATAATCAATCGTCGGTTTTAAATCCTCGGGATGAATTCTCTCTATCCAATTATCGTGAGATTCGACAAATTCATCAGGGTCATAGCCAAGCATAACCGCATATTCGTCATTTACAATAGCTTCACCGGTTTGTACATTTAGGTCATATAATCCCAAATTAGCAGAATATAGTGCAAGTTGGAGCCTGTCTTGTTCTTCTTTTAGCGACATTTCTGCCAACTTTCGTTTAGTAATATTTTCGTGTGCGATTACTACTTTGGAGTCTTTTTCACCGGGGAATCTCGTAACTCTTGCCACAAACCATCTTTTTTCAGTTGGCGAATGACATGGGTATTCCATTTCATAGGATTCTAATTCGCCATTCAGTACTTTCCGGACGTTAAAGGCAAACTCTATCGCTATAACTCTTTCTTCACCCAAAGTCATATCGCAAACTTCCAAGTAATTGGAGCCTTCGGAAACATTGGCTAATATTGCATGATTTTCAACAGCGAAATCCCGCCAAGCTTTGTTTACAGCCTCTACTTCACCGTTCGTATTGACAATAGCAATATGAGCTGAAAGCCCGTCAAGAGTATTTCGCGATAATTCCTCCGAATCTCTTAGGGCTTGCTCAATGTCAAGCCTATTAAATGCACTTACGAGAATTTCGCCTAATAATCTCAGTAAAAGTATATCTTCGTCATGCCATTGCTTTTCGGTTTGAACGGCATCGAATCCGATAAATCCAATCAAATCACCATTGCGTTTGAGGGGGAGTACAATCACGGATTGGACACCACCCATTTCCAGAACTTCTATTTCAGCCGCATTGATACCATCCATATCTCTCAAATCTCTAATTCGAGGAATATGTACAATTTCGTTATTAGTGATTTTTTCCATCCACCAAGGAAAATCTGCAAGCGGCATATTCTGAAACGATTCTTTTTGAGCTTCAATTCCCTCTCTGCACCATTCATTTGTGTTGGAGCATAGCTTTCGGTCTTTGGACAACAAGAATAAATAAGAGCGGTCAACTTCATCGAGTAAGCCCACTCCTTTGAGAGTTGTATCAATCAATTCATCTATATCTTCAATTCTTGTGTTTAGGAATTTTGTTGAGACTTGAATTATGTATTGCTCGAAAAGAAGTTGTCTTCTGAGCTTCATTTCCATATTCTTTCGCTCGGTGATGTTTCTCATGATTCCAATCACCACAACTTCACCTTCATTATCAAGCTGGACCGTGCTTACTTCGACATTTTTAATTACTCCGAGTTTTGTTTTGATTTCTGTTTCGTAAATACTTGGTATAGGGCGCCCTTCTTTTCTTGCGTTAAACCTTTCTTCTATTAAAGCCTTACTTCTGTCTGTCAAAAATACATTGTAGTCAAAATCCGGCGAAGTCACTTCTTCTCTTGAATAACCTGTAATATGGCAGAACTTATCATTTACATATTCATAGCCATGTTCACGTAAAATATAAATACCATCAAAGGCACCCTCGACCAAATTGCGGAATCAGGATTCGCTTTTCTCATATTCGATTTCGGCATTCTTGCGGTCGCTAATGTCTCTTGTAACGGCGAGTATTCTATCCTCACCACCAATGTCAGTATCGCGTAATGATACCTCAACCCAAAATAGCTCACCATTTTTCTTCTTAGCGTGCCATTCAAAAATCTGCGGTCCTTCGGTCTTTGCTTTAAGCACATTTTCAAAAGCGACATTACCCGTATAGTTTCCAATACCGGAACTTCTATCGGTTATTGTGGTTTTCAGTATATCCTCTACCGAATCATATCCGTACATATTTACCATAGTTTCGTTAGCATCAATCAAATGTCCGGTATTGGCATCATAAATGAAAATAGCTTCGCTTGTAGAATTAAATATTTCACGGTAGTTTCTTTCGCTCTTTTCAAGAGCTAACAATGATTTCTTTCTATCAGTGACATCCGTAAATATTACTGAAAAACGATTTGGCTGAGGACTATAAGCTCTGACTTCGTAATATTTATCTAACTCTGCCGAATAATCTTCAAAATGTATGGGTTTGCCGGTTTTTACAACTTCACCATAAGTATCAATCCAATATTGTTCTGTGTTAGGCAAGACTTCGAAGACTGTTTTATTAATAATGTCATCACGTTTCAATCCCGTCAGCTTTTCAAATCCGGGATTTACATCAATAAATCTGTAATTCACCATTTTGCCACTCTCGTCAAAGATTGCTTCGTGGATTGCCAAGCCCTGTTCCATTTGTTCGATTAACAAACGGTATCGTTCCTCGCTTTCGCGAATTTTCTTTTCAGCCTTTTTTCGTTCGCTAATGTCACGCATTATCACTTGAATAGCTTTGTTGCCTTTCAATTCAAATGGGGCAGCAGTAACTTCGACAGCTACTTGTTTTCCTTTGAGACTTATGATTATTTCTTCAATCAATTCTACCGGCTTATAATCAGCTAACATTGTCTGAATTCTATGATTTATAATCTCATGATAATCGAGATGGAAAATCTCATAAGGTGACTTGCCAATGATTTGTTCTGCCGAATCTGCTTCTAATATTTTTAAGCATGATGGATTGGCATAAACTATGCTGTTGGATTGATTGATGAAAATTGCATCGGTAGAAAGCTCTATTAGGTTTCTATATTTTTCCTCGCTTTCGCGAATTTCACGTCGCGATTTGTAAGTTTCAGTTACGTCGGAAAATACTACAACAGCACCACGAATAATGCCATCATAATCCCTAATCGGAGCGGCACTGTCGGATATATTGCGTTCAGTGCCATCTTTTGAAATTAATAATGTCTTGTTTGAAAGTCCCACGATGGCTTTAGTTAAAAAGACTTGGTCAACCGGACATTCGACAGGCTCTAATGTTTCGGCATGTAATATTTTGAAGACTTCCTTGAATGGTCTGCCAATTGCATCCTCAATCTCCCAACCGGTTAATTTGGCTCCTATTGGGTTGATTCCCTTGATGATACCCTTGCTATCAGTCGAAATTACACCATCGCCAATGGAATTCAGTGTAATGGTAAGGTTTTCCTCGCTTTCACGCAATGCCAATTCAATCATTTTCAGGTCTGTAATGTCTTGGAAGGACCCGCTCATTCTTACTACTTTTCCTTCTCTAAAAGTAGGATGACCGATTGTCCTGACCCATTTTCTAATGCCCTTTGCACTAATAATTTCAAGGTCCAAATCGTAAGGTTTACCTAATTCAATTGCCTCTTTAATCGCGTTTTCTATAATTGGACGAGAATCTTCGGTATAATATTTAAGTCCAATTTGCACATTAGTATTATCTGCCGGGTCGAGGTCGTGAATCAGAGCCGTTTCATCTGTCCAAGAGCCTTCTAAAGTTAAAGCATCAAATTCCCAACCGCCGACTTTGGCAATATTTTCAGTTTTACGCAGCATTTTCTCATTCTTTTCGAGAGCCTTTTGCATACACCTTTCTTCGGTTTGGTCGCGGAAAACGAGTACAACCCCTGATATTTTATCTTCCAAATCTCTTACCGGAGCACCACTATCGGCAATTGGAATCTCTCTGCCGTCACGAGAAATCAGCAAAGTATGATTAGCGAGCCCGACAATTTGCCCTTCTCTCAGAACAATTTCTACAGGATTTTCAACGGTCTCATTAGTATCTTCATTCACTATTACAAATACTTCGTCTAATTTTTTCCCTTTTGCTTCATCTTCAGTCCAACCTGTAAGCTCCTCTGCAATTGCATTCATTACCTGAACATTGCCTTTATCATCTGTTGTTATGACTCCATCGCCAATGCTATACAATGTAGTACGGAATTCGAGCTTGGACCTGAATACTTCTCGTTCTTTAGCTATAATATTGCCCAGATAATTCTTCTGATAATTTGCCGCAACAAATGCAGCACCGGTGAATATAAAGAAGATTAGAAATATAGTAAACACAGTGAGATATCTCGTACGGGCGTAAAAATCTTCGAAAACCTCGTCTTTGTCAATCTTTGCAATCATGTACCATGCCGTTCCGGGAACGGGAGTTATATATGACAGAACCTTTTCGTTTCTATAATCAATTCCCTCGAATAAACCGTAATAGCCCTTAACTGCTTTTACCGCCGGTAGCGTAGTCATGCTTAAAGGTATTTTAAGGCTAAGATTTTTATTTTCACTATGGTTTAAATCATTCAGAAACAAAACGCTATCGCCTTCACGACGCACGAGTATAGTCTCGGAAGTTTCACTAATTGTGGGCCAACGCTTGATTAGTGGATATAAGAAATTATTTGGGTTTACACGAAAGACAAGTGCAGCAAATATTTTGTTTTGCTCGTCGGTCAGTGGTGTGATGATATCATAATGTACTGCATCATGAGTTGGGCAATAATAAAAATCAGTAAATGTGATTTCGCCATTTTCCATAGCTTTTGAAGCAAATGAACTTGTAATCTTGTCAATTTCGTCATCAAAATTCTCAACAGACAAAATAATTTTCCCGTCTTTATTTAACAGAAAAATATTCTCATAATGATAATTTTCAAGTGCGGGTTGTAAACGAGTGATTATATTTGCTCTTAACTCACTATTTGAAGTGTCATTCAAGAAAGCTTTTACCCGAGATTTATAAAAAGGGGATTTGACTACAACAATTGCGTCGCCTGTCCGTTCTTTAAGCCACATTTCAATTTGGCTGAGCTTCATTTCGGCAATCGCTTTGATATCTTTAGAGCTTTCATTAAAAGCAGCTCGCTTTTCAAATTGGTAGAACAAATATGCTCCTATCAATATCAACAGGCTCAAAATTGATGCTAAACTTATCAGCATCCTTTTGTTGAAGAAACCATTTTTCGGTTCTAACGACATTATATGTACCTAAATATTCAAAAAGCTAACTTCTAAATTACATAAAAAAATCTGATATACCAAATGAAAAAAAATCCAATTAATATACTAATTGGATTTAATGAAAAAATATTAACTATTGATGCCAAATAATTTGCATTTATATTACCCACTAATGAGTTTGCCTGCTGTCATAATTTGCCCGTTAGCATTTCTGATTGAGAAATTAATTATTCCCACAGCCGAATTTTCTAAATTAATAATTTTGGTAATTTCGCCGATTTCATCTGTAATTTGAACTACTTGTAGATTTTTGCCTAAATTGTCAAATACTTCAATAGTCCATGTTTGCGAATCTGTCTTGTCGAATTGGATACTAAATTGGTTAAACACGGGATTTGGGAATACTTTTGCTTCAATCGGAAATAAAGTTTGAGCTTCTGAAACTGATGCGATGCTTGAAACATCGGTGGACATTGAACTGCTTGTAAAAGTTTCGGTGTCATTGCTGTATCTCATGCCCAAAACTGAACGGGGCAAACCTTTTGCAAAAAACCTGTAATTTGTGTAACTATAAACTCGTCCTTGTGTCAATCCGAATGCATCTGTCAACATCTCAGCAGCAAGTTGTCCGTTTAGGTAATAGTTATCGTCGAAAATCTCTGTATTTTTTACTAATAATGCCTCAACACTAATTGGGTCGCCACCGTTAGGATTGGGTACTATCAAAGTTCCCCAACCTGCAACTTCCCATTCAGTTTGCCATTCTTGACGATTATATCCGGGCACCTTATCAATACCATAGGCTTGTACAGTTAATTCAAAATCTACGGTAAGTTCAAAATCCGATTCCATTTTCAAGCCATATGTCATCGGGAATTTCAATGACCATACAGGTTGAGCATAAACATCAGTATTACCGACAAGTACAATAGAATCCATTGAATTACCGGTCACGCCACTTAATTCTGAAGTCGTATAACCAAGTTTTCTCCCTAAAGTTACATAACGTTCGTCATTCAATTGATACCAAAATGTGATTTCTTGAAAATCACCGAATGGACTTTGTCCGGACATATTATAATAATTTGCACCCTCAAATTCACTATCAGTGCCCGCTTCTAATATGCCCTCTGCATATTGGAAACCCAATTCAATTTCTGAATAATCCCAAGTTTGATTCTCGCCTTCGGTCGGCAGTGTCAAACTACCTTCCCATACCTGAGTAGAATTATATCCTACGCTTGGATTAAACGTAAAGTCGGCACGATTGATTGTGATTTGAGCATTGGCAGACAATGCAAAGATTAATAAAAAGGCAATAAATAGTACAAAACTTTTCATAAATTACTCCAAATAAACAATTAATAATAGCAAATATAATAAAAATATTCATTTGTTTACAAAATTATTTCACACAATATTAACAATTATCTTAGGCTTTCCGAAGAAAAGTCTATACATGTCCTTAACTTTTAGTAACTGTGAAAATTTAATGCACTTCTATCACAGTGTATACTCCTGACGCTTTATTGGTGAGGCTTATGAAAATTGAATCCACAATTTCATCTGCCGCAGACACAATTTCGATTACATAGTCGTTGCCATCATACTCAAAAAATTGATTCCATGACTGCCCACCATCAGACGAATACATTATTAAGCCTTTTGTATGATTGAAATTGCCCAAATCGGCAATAAATGCCCAAATTTCGACACCGGTTCCGCCATTTTTAGTTATTAAATGACTAATTGCATTCCTTCGGTAAGGGTTAGGGAGAACTTGATATGAAAAATTGTAGGAATCATCGCTTCGAATCATAAAATTTGTTCCTCCCAAATAATCCGACCCGAAGAATACAGAATTGTCAAATTCTACAACAGAAGTGTGCCCACCCATACCTACATGATGTTTATTAATTGTCCGCCATCCATCATCGCCTGATTTTCGGGAAATGGATTCGAGGTCTTGTAATGTATCGTTAAAACGCAATCTTTTGTGATTATCGCCATCAGTAAGGCATAGTTTATTCAAATTTTTAAGATATTTAACAAGGTGAACATGTTTGTTTACGTCATCTTTAATCAAGAAATCAGTCGCTTTCCAAGTTAAGCCATTGTCGCGACTTATGTACAAATATGCCAGACTAACCCATCTGCCATTTTCCCACAAAACACCATATTCGGACACAATCAAAGTGCCGTCAGGAAGTTCTGTCATACCACAATTATTTCGGAAGTAACTGAGCCGGAATGCGAAATCTACGACTTTGACGAATTCGGAATTCACCGTTCCGCGATAGACATATCCGAAAGTGCAAACATAGATTATATTTTCGGAGGATACAAAGACGGACATGATTTCACCATCAAATTTTGCAAAGTGAGCAATCGTGCCGTTTTCACGGTCAACTACGCTGATTTGATTTTTTGATTCAATTAGAGCGCCAACTAACAAATTTCCTTTGTGAAATACTTTCCACCACTTATAAACGGAGTATTTCGCTTTTTTTCGAGTATTAGAATTTTCAATTAAATCATCGAGAGAGCTTTCCAAAACTTCAAGTTCATATGAGCTTTGTTTAGACAATTTCAGATATTTCGATTTCCCGAACAATCCAAGTTGATGCTTCATTTCCCAAAACATAAAGGAAGTCAATTCTTCAGTCTTGCCGCTTCGGATTACGTCCCGTATGAATCTCGGGAGCATTAAAAGTGCTTTGCCCAATGATGCCAAATTCCTTTGTTTGAACAAATCTTTATAACTTTCTGTCAAATACATTTATTGAACTCTTTCGGAATAGGATTGAAATTGAATATACAAAAGTACACAAATCTACAAAATTATACTCATTATTAGTATTTAAGCACTATTGAGCATATTGAATATGTTAAAATGAAATTTTGTTCTAAGGCAACAGTTTCATTATACTATTTTTCAAATCCTGAATATTTTTTATAAACAGCACGATACCCAAACATCCGCGATATTGGAGCGACGGTGTTCATCAATACTTTTTGAACTCCAACGGGAACATCGGCAAGAAAACTTTTGCTATCAAGATACTTCAAAGTCACCAACTCTTGAAATATTCCGGCTTTGCCATTTTTCATCAGTCCGTCCGAGGCAAGCCCGATGAGATTCTCCATCAAATATTCAAAATCAAGCGCCGGAGTGACTGTTTGAATCATAGTCAGTGTTTCATCGCTATCGTTGTAGTGATTGTGCGACTTGCCCTTTGGGAGAGTCATTGTCTCACCGGCATTAAGAATATGAATTTTGCCGCCAAACCATATCGTTAGCTTGCCCTCAAGCACTTCGAAAGTTTCATCTTGCAAAACGTGGAAATGATTGGGAACTAATAGCCCTTTCGTTTTCAGCACCATTTTTATTGAAATTCGTTCCCCG
The Candidatus Kapaibacterium sp. DNA segment above includes these coding regions:
- a CDS encoding cupin domain-containing protein, which translates into the protein MPQKGQVLVNPVSGDSYEFLETSNETNGERISIKMVLKTKGLLVPNHFHVLQDETFEVLEGKLTIWFGGKIHILNAGETMTLPKGKSHNHYNDSDETLTMIQTVTPALDFEYLMENLIGLASDGLMKNGKAGIFQELVTLKYLDSKSFLADVPVGVQKVLMNTVAPISRMFGYRAVYKKYSGFEK
- a CDS encoding ATP-binding protein; translated protein: MVEGAFDGIYILREHGYEYVNDKFCHITGYSREEVTSPDFDYNVFLTDRSKALIEERFNARKEGRPIPSIYETEIKTKLGVIKNVEVSTVQLDNEGEVVVIGIMRNITERKNMEMKLRRQLLFEQYIIQVSTKFLNTRIEDIDELIDTTLKGVGLLDEVDRSYLFLLSKDRKLCSNTNEWCREGIEAQKESFQNMPLADFPWWMEKITNNEIVHIPRIRDLRDMDGINAAEIEVLEMGGVQSVIVLPLKRNGDLIGFIGFDAVQTEKQWHDEDILLLRLLGEILVSAFNRLDIEQALRDSEELSRNTLDGLSAHIAIVNTNGEVEAVNKAWRDFAVENHAILANVSEGSNYLEVCDMTLGEERVIAIEFAFNVRKVLNGELESYEMEYPCHSPTEKRWFVARVTRFPGEKDSKVVIAHENITKRKLAEMSLKEEQDRLQLALYSANLGLYDLNVQTGEAIVNDEYAVMLGYDPDEFVESHDNWIERIHPEDLKPTIDYYNKYIAGEIGEYNVHSRQRTKSGDWMWIHSVGAIIEWDQDDKPLRMIGIHQDINDVKMLQEQIIHARDKAEESDRLKTAFLQNMSHEIRTPLNGIIGFSELLKDNELSTEERNEFTAIIQASGRRLIEIVNNVLDISKIETGQMNIRNHAFSINTIIYDSLDFFTPHAKEKSLLLKYHVGLEDDDSIFISDSVKIQQVLTNLINNSIKFTDNGSVEFGYEVLDTELLFTIKDTGIGISDEYKERVFERFIQADLTTTRTYEGSGLGLSICRGLVELMGGRIWLESELGVGTTFYFTVPFIPDRQVETPIYEVGKDAIKSSHVILIAEDDITSFMLLKTILKEHKFEILHASNGEFAVDFAQKREDISVVLMDIRMPIMDGMEAAGLIKQFRPNLPIIGQTAFAFSNEKSEILSSGCDYYISKPIDSKELLSLLVTILETNHK
- a CDS encoding PAS domain S-box protein produces the protein MSLEPKNGFFNKRMLISLASILSLLILIGAYLFYQFEKRAAFNESSKDIKAIAEMKLSQIEMWLKERTGDAIVVVKSPFYKSRVKAFLNDTSNSELRANIITRLQPALENYHYENIFLLNKDGKIILSVENFDDEIDKITSSFASKAMENGEITFTDFYYCPTHDAVHYDIITPLTDEQNKIFAALVFRVNPNNFLYPLIKRWPTISETSETILVRREGDSVLFLNDLNHSENKNLSLKIPLSMTTLPAVKAVKGYYGLFEGIDYRNEKVLSYITPVPGTAWYMIAKIDKDEVFEDFYARTRYLTVFTIFLIFFIFTGAAFVAANYQKNYLGNIIAKEREVFRSKLEFRTTLYSIGDGVITTDDKGNVQVMNAIAEELTGWTEDEAKGKKLDEVFVIVNEDTNETVENPVEIVLREGQIVGLANHTLLISRDGREIPIADSGAPVRDLEDKISGVVLVFRDQTEERCMQKALEKNEKMLRKTENIAKVGGWEFDALTLEGSWTDETALIHDLDPADNTNVQIGLKYYTEDSRPIIENAIKEAIELGKPYDLDLEIISAKGIRKWVRTIGHPTFREGKVVRMSGSFQDITDLKMIELALRESEENLTITLNSIGDGVISTDSKGIIKGINPIGAKLTGWEIEDAIGRPFKEVFKILHAETLEPVECPVDQVFLTKAIVGLSNKTLLISKDGTERNISDSAAPIRDYDGIIRGAVVVFSDVTETYKSRREIRESEEKYRNLIELSTDAIFINQSNSIVYANPSCLKILEADSAEQIIGKSPYEIFHLDYHEIINHRIQTMLADYKPVELIEEIIISLKGKQVAVEVTAAPFELKGNKAIQVIMRDISERKKAEKKIRESEERYRLLIEQMEQGLAIHEAIFDESGKMVNYRFIDVNPGFEKLTGLKRDDIINKTVFEVLPNTEQYWIDTYGEVVKTGKPIHFEDYSAELDKYYEVRAYSPQPNRFSVIFTDVTDRKKSLLALEKSERNYREIFNSTSEAIFIYDANTGHLIDANETMVNMYGYDSVEDILKTTITDRSSGIGNYTGNVAFENVLKAKTEGPQIFEWHAKKKNGELFWVEVSLRDTDIGGEDRILAVTRDISDRKNAEIEYEKSES
- a CDS encoding T9SS type A sorting domain-containing protein, with the protein product MKSFVLFIAFLLIFALSANAQITINRADFTFNPSVGYNSTQVWEGSLTLPTEGENQTWDYSEIELGFQYAEGILEAGTDSEFEGANYYNMSGQSPFGDFQEITFWYQLNDERYVTLGRKLGYTTSELSGVTGNSMDSIVLVGNTDVYAQPVWSLKFPMTYGLKMESDFELTVDFELTVQAYGIDKVPGYNRQEWQTEWEVAGWGTLIVPNPNGGDPISVEALLVKNTEIFDDNYYLNGQLAAEMLTDAFGLTQGRVYSYTNYRFFAKGLPRSVLGMRYSNDTETFTSSSMSTDVSSIASVSEAQTLFPIEAKVFPNPVFNQFSIQFDKTDSQTWTIEVFDNLGKNLQVVQITDEIGEITKIINLENSAVGIINFSIRNANGQIMTAGKLISG